One part of the Solanum dulcamara chromosome 8, daSolDulc1.2, whole genome shotgun sequence genome encodes these proteins:
- the LOC129901688 gene encoding uncharacterized protein LOC129901688: MQSRAIISTLPNYPPKLWSYLVTFHIKYISFSQVEVELTIPHEDKLRQLKLELLSKHQIPILKDVNGFSSSENSFALKEVRSADVQGRGIPQSICAFARVLCSNSPQEINYLAMEAAENDGRVARRPLKDKSREVQAHQFLLSKINELIDEYNASMKSLELPTLCMVRKLDLRRKMAQYFLTIYIVCSHIDADIILGKGRSTFSFLECSNWNFMGNNIIRINNKTIGFVNFSLITLWMRRCMKHEERGKDDSLTNKLFPWITWLCSEIPERVQ; this comes from the exons ATGCAAAGTCGGGCAATAATCTCAACACTCCCAAATTATCCTCCTAAATTATGGTCATATTTAGTTACTTTTCACATAAAATATATCAGTTTCTCTCAGGTTGAAGTTGAGCTGACTATACCTCATGAAGACAAACTACGTCAGTTGAAGTTGGAGCTTTTGAGCAAACATCAGATACCAATTCTTAAAGATGTCAATGGATTCAGTTCCTCTGAGAATTCGTTTGCGCTCAA GGAAGTTAGGTCTGCTGACGTTCAAGGTAGGGGAATTCCTCAGTCAATTTGTGCATTTGCTCGTGTTCTGTGCTCCAATTCTCCACAAG AGATAAATTATTTGGCCATGGAAGCTGCAGAAAATGATGGTCGGGTGGCTCGGCGTCCACTAAAGGACAAGAGCAGAGAGGTTCAAGCACATCAGTTTTTGCTCTCAAAAATCAATGAGCTAATAGATGAGTATAATGCATCTATGAAG TCATTGGAGCTGCCTACTCTCTGCATGGTTAGAAAACTTGATTTGCGAAGGAAAATGGCTCAATACTTTCTCACTA TCTACATTGTTTGCTCTCATATAGATGCAGATATAATACTGGGGAAAGGGAGGTCCACTTTTTCTTTCCTGGAATgttcaaattggaattttatgggGAACAATATTATTAGAATCAACAATAAAACTATAGGTTTTGTAAATTTTTCACTCATCACATTGTGGATGAGAAGATGCATGAAGCATGAAGAGAGGGGAAAGGATGATTCATTAACCAATAAACTGTTCCCATGGATAACATGGTTGTGTTCAGAAATTCCTGAACGTGTACAATGA
- the LOC129899855 gene encoding uncharacterized protein LOC129899855: MAKAQKKKNKSRKVVAPGGARGGMTKLKGKFFHGKQPGHHKRSKLVLQELSKSITRNEAAPEQVPQTAIDIPLHLRSGRNVNRHEVSHEFAQKQTQDISQPQSSGSNIEQPGIVEAVLNAQNLVQDVANPIVVMSHLTHNHALTILPISSTYLSKAF, from the exons ATGGCGAAagcccaaaagaagaagaacaaatcTCGTAAGGTTGTGGCACCTGGAGGTGCTAGGGGTGGTATGACTAAGCTAAAGGGAAAGTTCTTTCATGGCAAGCAGCCTGGTCACCATAAAAG AAGTAAACTCGTGTTACAAGAACTAAGCAAAAGTATAACTAGAAATGAAGCAGCACCAGAACAAGTTCCTCAAACAGCTATTGACATACCATTGCATCTACGTAGTGGGAGAAATGTAAATAGGCATGAGGTTTCTCATGAGTTTGCACAAAAACAAACTCAAGACATCTCACAACCACAAAGTAGTGGGAGTAACATCGAGCAACCTGGAATTGTGGAGGCAGTTCTGAATGCTCAAAATTTAGTACAAGATGTAGCAAATCCTATAGTGGTTATGTCCCACTTGACTCATAACCATGCATTGACAATTTTACCCATTTCTTCCACATACTTATCAAAAGCCTTCTAA